Proteins from a genomic interval of Gammaproteobacteria bacterium:
- a CDS encoding cytochrome ubiquinol oxidase subunit I — protein MLDGFSAEMLARFQFAFTVSFHIIFPAFSIGLASYLAALNGLWLRTRDETYLTLFNYWKQIFAVAFAMGVVSGIVMSYQFGTNWSVFSDKTGPILGPLFAYEVLSAFFLEAGFLGIMLFGRARVGPRLHMFATAMVAVGTLMSATWILSANSWMHTPAGYSINELGQFVPEDWWKIIFNPSFPYRLTHMVLAAFLTTAFVVAGVAGWHLLKDRTNLATRRMFSMAMWMAVIVTPLQIFAGDLHGLNTLEHQPAKVMAMEGHYESYPDGAPLILFGIPNSEEKRIDYAIAIPKASSLILKHSLNAPLDGLDTIPDDEEPPVAIVFWSFRIMVGLGFAMLGVGVWSLWRRWRSTLYEGRWLHRISIAMGPSGFVAVLAGWITTEVGRQPFTVYGLLRTSDSLSPVEAPAVAASLIAFIIVYFFVFGAGTFYILRMMSKTPEAPTPGLNDEPTPSAGLTAPLQIKPGILPHGE, from the coding sequence ATGTTAGACGGTTTCTCCGCAGAAATGCTCGCACGGTTTCAGTTCGCATTTACTGTGTCGTTTCATATCATTTTTCCGGCCTTCTCGATCGGATTGGCCAGCTATCTGGCGGCGCTGAATGGACTCTGGCTCAGAACCCGGGATGAAACCTATCTAACGCTCTTCAATTATTGGAAGCAAATCTTCGCGGTGGCTTTTGCTATGGGCGTCGTGTCGGGTATCGTGATGTCCTATCAGTTCGGCACGAACTGGAGCGTGTTTTCGGACAAGACTGGCCCCATCCTCGGCCCTCTCTTTGCTTACGAAGTGTTATCGGCTTTTTTCCTTGAAGCAGGCTTTCTCGGCATCATGCTTTTCGGGCGCGCACGCGTCGGTCCACGCCTACACATGTTTGCCACAGCCATGGTGGCTGTCGGCACCTTGATGTCGGCGACCTGGATTCTATCTGCCAACTCCTGGATGCATACGCCAGCAGGATATTCCATCAACGAACTGGGACAGTTTGTCCCCGAAGACTGGTGGAAGATCATCTTCAATCCTTCTTTCCCCTACCGGCTGACCCACATGGTGCTGGCGGCCTTTTTGACCACGGCCTTCGTCGTGGCTGGTGTCGCAGGCTGGCATTTACTGAAAGACCGGACCAACCTCGCCACGCGACGCATGTTTTCGATGGCGATGTGGATGGCTGTAATTGTGACGCCGCTACAAATCTTCGCTGGCGACTTGCACGGCCTTAACACGCTGGAACATCAACCAGCGAAGGTGATGGCGATGGAGGGACACTATGAAAGCTATCCCGATGGTGCACCACTGATCCTGTTTGGCATTCCCAACTCAGAGGAAAAGCGTATCGATTATGCGATAGCAATCCCTAAGGCCTCCAGCCTGATCCTTAAGCACAGTCTTAATGCCCCGCTGGACGGGCTGGACACCATCCCGGACGACGAAGAACCTCCCGTTGCCATTGTGTTTTGGAGTTTTCGCATCATGGTCGGTTTAGGCTTTGCCATGCTCGGGGTCGGTGTTTGGAGCCTGTGGCGGCGCTGGCGCAGTACGTTATATGAAGGCCGCTGGTTGCACCGTATATCCATCGCCATGGGCCCTAGCGGGTTCGTCGCCGTGCTGGCCGGTTGGATCACCACCGAAGTAGGGCGCCAACCGTTCACTGTCTATGGTCTTCTACGGACCAGCGACTCCCTTTCACCTGTCGAAGCTCCCGCCGTTGCGGCCTCACTCATTGCGTTCATTATCGTCTACTTTTTCGTGTTCGGCGCAGGTACTTTCTATATCCTGCGTATGATGAGTAAAACGCCGGAAGCTCCAACACCGGGGCTAAATGATGAGCCGACCCCATCCGCTGGCCTCACAGCCCCACTGCAAATCAAACCCGGCATTTTGCCCCACGGAGAATAA
- the cydB gene encoding cytochrome d ubiquinol oxidase subunit II, with protein sequence MAFDLAFIWAGIIAFSVLTYVLLDGFDLGIGILFPLAKAELDRDVMMNSVAPVWDGNETWLVMGGGGLFAVFPLAYAVIMPALYMPITLMLLALIFRGVAFEYRWRTKRWKGVWDVAFAGGSIVAALMQGITLGALVQGIEVFERAYAGGWWDWLTPFSILTGVAVVIGYALLGSTWLVMKTSDALQLQMRRYSWYLAIAILFFILVVSIITPFQDPIYFQRWFNFPGSIFSALVPLLVVLAAWQLFSGLKALRDIKPFIAALSLFVISFVGIGISFYPHMVPPSLTIWQVAAPDSSLRFALVGAVIFLPLILGYTAYAYWVFRGKVDPTEGYH encoded by the coding sequence ATGGCATTCGATCTCGCGTTTATCTGGGCCGGCATTATTGCTTTTTCCGTACTAACTTACGTTCTCCTCGATGGCTTTGATCTCGGTATTGGGATACTTTTCCCCTTAGCCAAGGCCGAGCTGGACAGGGACGTGATGATGAACTCCGTTGCCCCTGTCTGGGACGGCAACGAGACGTGGCTTGTCATGGGCGGCGGCGGCCTGTTCGCGGTCTTTCCACTCGCCTATGCTGTGATTATGCCCGCACTCTACATGCCAATTACTCTTATGCTGCTTGCACTGATTTTCCGAGGCGTCGCCTTCGAATACCGCTGGCGCACAAAACGCTGGAAAGGCGTATGGGACGTAGCATTCGCGGGTGGCTCCATCGTCGCGGCCCTGATGCAAGGCATTACACTGGGTGCACTGGTACAAGGGATTGAAGTTTTCGAGCGTGCCTACGCTGGCGGCTGGTGGGACTGGCTAACCCCGTTCTCAATCTTGACGGGGGTTGCGGTCGTCATTGGTTACGCACTCCTCGGCTCAACCTGGCTTGTCATGAAAACAAGCGACGCCCTTCAGCTTCAGATGCGTCGATACTCCTGGTATCTGGCAATCGCAATACTCTTTTTTATTCTGGTTGTCAGCATCATTACGCCTTTTCAAGATCCCATCTATTTCCAGCGCTGGTTCAACTTTCCCGGCAGCATATTTAGCGCTCTGGTTCCTTTGCTCGTGGTGTTGGCGGCCTGGCAGCTCTTTAGCGGCCTGAAGGCCCTGCGCGACATAAAGCCCTTTATCGCTGCTCTGTCTTTGTTCGTCATCAGCTTTGTGGGAATTGGCATCAGCTTCTACCCGCACATGGTGCCCCCATCTCTCACTATCTGGCAGGTTGCGGCTCCTGATTCCAGTTTGCGATTTGCGTTGGTGGGCGCAGTGATTTTTCTTCCCCTAATCCTTGGCTATACGGCATATGCATACTGGGTATTTCGAGGAAAAGTTGATCCAACCGAGGGCTACCACTGA
- a CDS encoding DUF2474 domain-containing protein, whose amino-acid sequence MKDQKALRRIGWFVGLWLASISCLAIIAYVIRLAINP is encoded by the coding sequence ATGAAAGATCAGAAAGCTCTTCGAAGGATCGGGTGGTTTGTTGGGCTCTGGCTCGCCAGCATCAGCTGTTTGGCAATCATCGCCTACGTAATTCGTTTGGCAATCAATCCATAG